One segment of Carya illinoinensis cultivar Pawnee chromosome 13, C.illinoinensisPawnee_v1, whole genome shotgun sequence DNA contains the following:
- the LOC122290947 gene encoding uncharacterized protein LOC122290947: MAPKLDISKAYDKVEWSFLEEVMEKLGFCDKCVSLMMECVSTVTYAVLTNGSPGEKFKPTRGLRQGDTLSPYPFLLCAEGLCAMLQTAEEQRELKGVVVARGGTRVSHLLFTDDCIIFGKASWSEWRKIMSILELYEKASGKSLNKQKTTIFFSSNVKKNVKESVLKELGARLVTSCEKYLSLPIMVGRSKYNSFRSIKDRV, translated from the coding sequence ATGGCTCCCAAATTGGACATTTCTAAGGCTTATGACAAAGTAGAGTGGTCGTTCCTAGAAGAAGTCATGGAAAAACTGGGGTTTTGTGACAAATGTGTGTCTTTAATGATGGAGTGTGTGTCAACTGTTACATATGCAGTTTTAACAAATGGCAGCCCAGGTGAGAAGTTCAAACCAACTAGGGGACTGAGGCAGGGAGACACACTTTCTCCCTATCCTTTTCTATTGTGTGCAGAGGGATTGTGTGCTATGCTTCAAACAGCAGAGGAACAAAGAGAGTTAAAAGGAGTAGTAGTAGCCAGAGGTGGAACAAGAGTGAGTCATCTGCTGTTTACAGATGATTGTATCATTTTTGGCAAAGCAAGTTGGAGTGAGTGGAGAAAGATAATGAGTATATTGGAACTGTATGAAAAAGCCTCGGGAAAAAGTTTAAATAAGCAGAAAACTACCATTTTCTTTAGTTCTAATGTAAAGAAAAATGTGAAGGAAAGTGTTCTTAAGGAGTTGGGTGCTAGGTTGGTTACAAGCTGTGAGAAGTATTTGAGTTTGCCAATTATGGTTGGTAGGTCTAAGTACAATTCCTTTAGAAGCATAAAGGATAGGGTCTAG